The genomic region GGGGAGCGGCCCGACTCGGCGGCGGCCTGCGAGGAGATCTTCGGCCCGGTCGCCGTCCTGCTGCCCTTCACCGACGAGGCCGACGCGATCCGCCTCGCCAACGACACCCCCTACGGCCTCTCCGGCTCCATCTGGACCCGGGACGTCGGCCGTGCCCTGCGCGTCTCCCAGGCCGTGCGCGCCGGCAACCTGTCCGTCAACTCCCACGCCAGCGTCCGCTACTGGACCCCCTTCGGCGGCTACAAGCAGTCGGGCGTCGGCCGCGAGCTCGGTCCCGAGGCCCTGGCCGCCTTCACCGAAACCAAGAACGTCTTCATCAGCACGGAGGGCCCCGCACAGTGACCGCTCAGGAAAGCATCTGCCGCCGGCTGGTCGGCCGCAGCGCCGTCGTCACCGGAGCCGGCAGCGGCATCGGTCTGGCCGCCGCCCGCCGTCTCGCGTCCGAGGGCGCGCACGTCGTCTGCGCCGACGTCGACGAGGCACGCGGCAAGGCGGCCGCCGAGGAGACCGGCGGCATCTTCGTGAAGGTGGACGTCACCGACGCCGAGCAGGTCGAGGCCCTCTTCAAGACGGCCCAGGACACCTACGGCAGCGTCGACATCGCCTTCAACAACGCCGGCATCTCCCCGCCCGACGACGACTCCATCCTGGAGACCGGCCTGGAGGCCTGGAAGCGCGTCCAGGAGGTCAACCTCACCTCGGTCTACCTCTGCTGCAAGGCCGCCATCCCGTACATGCGGCGCCAGGGCAAGGGCTCGATCATCAACACGGCGTCCTTCGTGGCGAGGATGGGCGCCGCCACCAGCCAGATCTCGTACACGGCCTCCAAGGGCGGCGTCCTCGCCATGTCCCGTGAGCTGGGCGTGCAGTTCGCCCGCGAGGGCATCCGGGTCAACGCCCTGTGCCCCGGCCCGGTCAACACCCCGCTCCTCCAGGAGCTGTTCGCCAAGGACCCGGAGCGCGCCGCGCGCCGCCTGGTACACATCCCGCTGGGCCGGTTCGCCGAGGCCGAGGAGATCGCCGCCGCCGTGGCCTTCCTCGCCAGCGACGACTCCTCCTTCGTGAACGCCACCGACTTCCTGGTCGACGGCGGGATCGCGGGAGCGTACGTCACACCCCTGTAAAAGGCGTGTCCGGACGGCCGGGATCCGGCTCTACAGTGCCGGGATGAGCATGACGCCGCCGCCCGGCTGGTATCCCGACCCGCACGGCCCGCATCTGGAACGCTGGTGGGACGGCACGGCCTGGACCGAGCACCGCCGCGCGCCCGAGGCGCCCGCCACCCCGCCGCCGGGCGGCGGCACCGGCCGCACGAAGGTGGTCGCCCTGACCGCCACGGGCGTCGTTCTGGTCGCCGCGATCGTCACCGGAGCCGTCGCCCTCGGCGGGGGCGACGGCGGCGGCACGGAGGCCACGACCGCCCCCACCTCCACCGTCGAGCCCAGCCCCGACTCGTCGGAGCCGACCCCCGAGGCGTCCGCCTCCGAGCCGTCCGCCGACGACCCCGCGATCGTCGAGGACCAGCTCAACGGCATAACGTTCCCCCTGCTCGACGGCTGGGTCCTCCCCCAGTACGTCGCCCAGGACGACGTCGTCATGACGACCGACGGCACCTACGACTGCCCCGGCGGCGTCGGCGTCTGCCGCCACGGCCTCGTCTTCTCCCGCACGGTGACCGAGACCGACGAGAAGTCCCCCGAGGCCCTCGCCAAGGCGGACATCGACGCCGCCGCCGACGATGCCTACGACCGCGACGCGCTCGGCCGCGAGCTCTACGGGGGCGTCGAGTCGCACCAGCAGGTCAAGTCCGGTCCGGTCGCGGTGGCGGGCCGCGCCGGGTACCTCGTGCGCTGGCGCGTGCGGACCGCCAAGGGGCCGGGCGGCTACGTCCAGTCGCTCGTCTTCCCGTCCAGCGTCGGCACCGAGTCGCCCGTGCTCGTCCGCTACGTCTTCGACGCGGGCCAGGACGGACCGCCGCTCGCCGACATGGACCGCATCACCGAGGGCATCCGGCCGTTCGGCGACGCGGACACGGGCGGCGGCGTGGGCAGCAGCATCGGCCCGCCGGACTGAGCGGCACCGACCGCGGGGCCGCTACAGGAACGTGTGGCCCTCGCCGCGGTACGTCGGCACGGTCGCCGTCACCGCGTCCCCCTCCACCAGGTGCAGCACGTCGAAGCGCTCGCACAGCTCACCGGCCTTCGCGTGCCGGAACCACACCTTGTCACCGATCAGCAGGTCGTCGGCGGGCGAGCCGAGCAGCGGCGTCTGCACCTCACCGGCCCCCTCCTGAGGGTCGTAGCGCAGCCCCTGGGGCAGATACGGCACGGGCAGCCGGTCGGGCCCGGCCGCGCCGGAGGCGGGGTACCCGCCACCGAGGACCGTCACGACCCCGACGCCCGGCCGCCGTACGACGGGCTGGGCGAAGAGAGCCGCCGGACGGCCGCTGAACGACGTGTAGTTGTCGAACAGCCGCGGCACGTACAGCCCCGACCCGGCGCCGATCTCGGTCACCGCGTCCTCGGCCGCCGTGTGCTGCACCGAGCCGGTGCCGCCGCCGTTGACGAACTCCAGCCCCGGCACGACGGCCCGCACCGCACGCACCACCTCCGCACGCCGCTCGGCGAGTTCACGCTTGGCGGCGGCCTGCATCAGCCGGATGGCGCGGGACCGCAGCGGCCGTCCCGCGACCGCGTCCCCGACACCGGCGACGTGCCCCTCGTACGCCATGATCCCCACGACCTCGAAGCCCGGCCGGCGGGCCACGGCCCGGGCCAGGTCGGCGACCTGGGCGGGGGAGTGCAGCGGCGAACGCCGGGCCCCGACGCGCACCCGCCCGCCGAGCAGCTTCAGGGAAGTGTCCAACTCCAGGCAGACCCGCACGACTTCACGTCCGCCGCCCCGCGAAGCATCGATGAGATCGAGCTGGGCGACGTCGTCGACCATCACGGTCACGGCGGCGGCGAGCTTGGGATCACCGGCGAGTTCGCCGTACCCGGCCCGGTCGGCGGACGGGTAGGCGAGCAGCACGTCGTCGAACCCCGAGCGCGCCAGCCACAGCGACTCGGCGAGGGTGAACGACATGATCCCCGCGAAACCGTCCCGGGCCAGGACGCGTTCCAGCAGCGCCCGGCATCGCACGGACTTGCTGGCCACCCGCACGGGCTTGCCCCCGGCGCGACGGGCCAGATCCGCGGCGTTGGCGTCGAAGGCGTCCAGGTCCACGATCGCGAGAGGGGCGTCGAGATGGGCGGTGGCCCGGTCGTAACGGGCCCGGTCGGAGGCGCGCGCAGTCATGAACGCAGCCTGCCAGACAGGATTACCGCAGGGTAGGGGGACGTTCCGGGCAGATGCCCCGGGCTCGTGGACTGGTTCCCGTTCGCCCAGGAACAAGCCGTAGAGTGACGCGCACGTACGGCGGAGCGGCGCCGGCCGGACTTCCGTGCCGGGATGACGCTCCATCCGTACGGGTATGTGTGCCCGGGACGACTCAGTGCCGGGCCTCGGGCAGGAGGACACCGGCCCGCGCAGTGCGCAGCGGCCCGGGTACGAGGAAACGGGGGGTGCATGAGCACGGAAGCACAGCGTGCCTCTTTTCCCCCGCGCCCCAGCACCCCGCCACGCCCCGCACACCCACCGGCCCCGGCCGAGGACGCCCAGGCGGCACCTTCCGGCCCGGCCCCGGGTGCGCGGCGTCCGTCGCCGGAGCGGGACACCGACACGTCAGGGTCCGCTGCCGCCTGGCAGGAAACGACCGCTCGGGGCGGTGGCGCGGCCTCCGGTCAGACCGACGGCACGAACGGCGGCCCCCGTTTCCCGAGCTTCGGCGACACCATGGCCCGGCGTGCCGAGTCCACCGCACCCGGGCGTACCGAGCCCGCCGCCCCGCCCCCGCCCCGCGCCTCCGACCGGTTCCCGGACACGCAGTCCGGCGCCGGCCGCGTGACGCGATCCGAGTCGAACAGGCCGTCCACCCCACCCGACGCCCCTCCGCGACTGCGCCACCTCCCCACGCAGGGCTCGTCCGGCCGGCCGGGGCAGGCCCCCACGTCACGCCGTACCGGCGCCCCTGCCGAAGGCTCCTCGGAGACGACCGCACGATTGCGACCGGTCCCCGCCGACCCGGCACCCGCCGAGCCAGCCGCGCGCCCGTCCTCCGGGCCTGCTGAATCCTTCGGCCGCCCCGGTTCCGCGGGGCCGGGCGTTCCGCCACGCCCCGCGCGGGAGCCACAGGTCACTGCCGACGCCACGGCCGGGCGTGGCATCCGCATTCCCTCCGCACCCGCACACCGGCCCACCGACGTCTCCCCCGACCCGTCCCTCTCCTGGAGCGCCCCTCCGGCCCCCGGCCACACTCCTTCCGGCACACGCCCCGCCGTGTCCTTCGGGGAGCCCGAGGGGTACGACGGCGACGGACGGCCCCGGCCGCTCGGGCGGCGCGGGGCGTCCCAGACCGCCGCTGCCGCCGTCTGTCTCGTGCTCGGGCTGGGGCTCATCTCGGGCGCGGTCACCGGGAGCTGGCTCGTCGGGGACTCCGGTCGGGAGGGCTCGCGCAGCACCTTCGCCGCGGCCGGCAGCCTCTGGCACAGCGTTCCCGTCGACCAGTTGTTCCCGCCCACCGTGCAGGGCCAGGGAGCCGGCCCCGGCGGAGCCGACCGCACCTGGACCCGGATAGCCGTCGCCCCGGACAGCGGCTGCGAGGACGCCTTCGACCCCCTGCTGCGCAAGGCCCTCGCCCCCGTCGGCTGCGAGCGGCTCCTGCGCGCCACCTACACCGACGCCACCGAGAGCTACGTGACCACCGTCGGCCTGCTCTTCACGAAGGCCGACGCCCCGGGCATGACCTCCCTCGCGAACCGTTTCCGCAAGGAGCGCCTGGACCGCCGCAGCGATCTGATGCCCCTGCCGTACGCCGCGAAGGACACGCCCGCCGCCCACTTCGGCGCGAAGCAGCGCGCCGCCTGGACCGTCTCCGTGCTGACCGAGGCCCCGGTCGTCGTCTACGCCGTCTCCGGCTGGGCCGACGGCCGTACCGTCGACGACCCGCAGCCCGCCGGGGACGCCATGCAGGCCGGCGCCACCACCGCCCCCGCCCAGGCCGGCCTCGGCAACGAGGCACAGGGCCTCGCCGACCGCGTCGAACGCGGCCTGCGCAAGAACGTCCGTCCGGCCACGGAGCAGCCGTCGTGAAAGCCACCAGGAAACCGGCCGGCCGAGCCGCCGGGGCCGGCCGGTCCGCGGCGCTGAGCGTCCTGCTCGCCGCCGGCCTCGTCCTCCTGCCCGCCACCACCGCCCACGCCGACGGCATCCGCGCCCAGCAGTGGGCCCTGGAGGCGATGCACACCCAGGAGGCCTGGCGGACCACCAAGGGCGAGGGCGTCACCGTCGCCGTCCTGGACACCGGCGTCGAGGCCGACCACC from Streptomyces chartreusis NRRL 3882 harbors:
- a CDS encoding DUF2510 domain-containing protein, giving the protein MTPPPGWYPDPHGPHLERWWDGTAWTEHRRAPEAPATPPPGGGTGRTKVVALTATGVVLVAAIVTGAVALGGGDGGGTEATTAPTSTVEPSPDSSEPTPEASASEPSADDPAIVEDQLNGITFPLLDGWVLPQYVAQDDVVMTTDGTYDCPGGVGVCRHGLVFSRTVTETDEKSPEALAKADIDAAADDAYDRDALGRELYGGVESHQQVKSGPVAVAGRAGYLVRWRVRTAKGPGGYVQSLVFPSSVGTESPVLVRYVFDAGQDGPPLADMDRITEGIRPFGDADTGGGVGSSIGPPD
- a CDS encoding amino acid deaminase/aldolase, which encodes MTARASDRARYDRATAHLDAPLAIVDLDAFDANAADLARRAGGKPVRVASKSVRCRALLERVLARDGFAGIMSFTLAESLWLARSGFDDVLLAYPSADRAGYGELAGDPKLAAAVTVMVDDVAQLDLIDASRGGGREVVRVCLELDTSLKLLGGRVRVGARRSPLHSPAQVADLARAVARRPGFEVVGIMAYEGHVAGVGDAVAGRPLRSRAIRLMQAAAKRELAERRAEVVRAVRAVVPGLEFVNGGGTGSVQHTAAEDAVTEIGAGSGLYVPRLFDNYTSFSGRPAALFAQPVVRRPGVGVVTVLGGGYPASGAAGPDRLPVPYLPQGLRYDPQEGAGEVQTPLLGSPADDLLIGDKVWFRHAKAGELCERFDVLHLVEGDAVTATVPTYRGEGHTFL
- a CDS encoding 3-oxoacyl-ACP reductase; this translates as MTAQESICRRLVGRSAVVTGAGSGIGLAAARRLASEGAHVVCADVDEARGKAAAEETGGIFVKVDVTDAEQVEALFKTAQDTYGSVDIAFNNAGISPPDDDSILETGLEAWKRVQEVNLTSVYLCCKAAIPYMRRQGKGSIINTASFVARMGAATSQISYTASKGGVLAMSRELGVQFAREGIRVNALCPGPVNTPLLQELFAKDPERAARRLVHIPLGRFAEAEEIAAAVAFLASDDSSFVNATDFLVDGGIAGAYVTPL